The sequence below is a genomic window from Chloracidobacterium sp..
CTCTTGTCCCACCACCCGACATCAAAAGGGGTGACAAAGGCGTACCACGAACATGAAAAACCGAGTGGGAAATAAAGCAGGGCGATGCCCGGCGTTACGCCATAGGTCTTAAGCCAGTTGACCGACGGGTAGTGGTACAGTCCGGTATCCCACTGCGTCACGGGTCCGGCCGCAAAGACGGCAAGAACGGCTAGTCCAAGCGCGCCGATGAACCACAGCAACGGCGGAACGGCGGCAAAGTCAACCTTGGGCAACCACGTCCACTCCGGCGTCCGCCGTCGGCGATACAGCCACAGCCCCGCTACGCCCAGCGCCGTCAGCCCCAGCGTCCGCCAAAACGTCAGCGGCATAACGAGCGCCAACGCCAGCCAGGCGTTCGACACGACGACAAAGCCCACCCATAGCGCCGCCATAATGCGGTCGCCGACGCGCGCAAATGTCCCCGGCGGAATCAGCCCGATCCCGACGGCGTAGGCGACAACCGCCATCAGCGCCCACAGTACGAGCGTCAGCAGCATTGGTCTTTAGCCTGTCCTTTCCGTTTATTCCGCAAACCGTTCCGCTTGTAGCTCAAACAGGCGCTCCGCCACCCGCTGCGCGTTGACCGCCCACGAATGATCAGCGCGGTAGTCCTCCCAGCGCGGCGTCGGCGGCGTCGCCCGCCATCGCTTCAGACCAGCGACCAGCGCATTGACATCGTTCGGCGCGCACCATACCCCAAGTCCGTAGTCCGCCACCGCCCGCCGCAACGGCCCGTCGCCGCCCGCCGCCAAGCACGGAACGCGGTAATGCGCCGCGAGCGCCAAGACGCCGCTGGCCGAGCGAAACGCGCGCGCGTAGGTCAGCACCATAACATCGGCCGCCGTCAATAGCTCAGCCGTTTCCTCCGGCGCAATGTCCCCAATTCGCCAGCGGCAGCGTGCAGCCAGACCAAGTTCCGCCGCCAACGTCTGGTAATAAGCAACCGGCTTCTGCCCGGCCGACCGTACGTCGCCCGCAACCAACAAGTGCGCGTCGGGAAAATCATCCCTTGTCTGCGCCAGCGCCCGCAGAAAGAGGTCGAGGTTTTTGCCGTCGCGGATGTTGCCGAACGCCAGAAACAACGTCGCCGATTCGGGGATGCCCAACGCCCGCCGCGTTTCACTGCGCGACCGAGCCGGCGCGGGATAATCGTAAACGCCGTGCGGTACGACCGTGACGCGCGCCACGAACGCTTGCCCGCCCGTGTCAAGCGTCGTCGCTTCGTGGACAAACACTTCCCGGAGCGGCGCATAGGCCGCCGCCACCGACCACCGATGCCACCAGCGCGGGCCGACGATGTAATCCCGAACCGGATCGTGAACGACCGCGCCAAACACAACGCCTTCACGCGCCAACTTGCACAGCCACGGCGACCACACCGGTGCAAGGTACTCGCCAAATGACCCAATGAGAACCTGCTGAAAACCTTCGCGCCGAATGCAGGCCGCCAGTCGCCGGTAGTTCGTCAGCTTCACGTAGGCGAATCGCGTCGCCCGTTGCGCGCGCGTCGGCAAGGGTTGCGCCGGACGCAGCTCAAGGAGTTCCGGCCGGCGGTGATAGCGCGCGTCGGGACGTAGGGGATAGTTCGGCGTCGTCAGCAGATGCACCTCAATGCCGAGATCCGCCAGCGCGTTCGATTGCGCATGGGCGTAGTCGGCCGCGCCGCCGTAGCTTTCTTCAACAAAGTGCAGCAACCGGCGCGTCATGCGGGCGTCATGGCTCCGGGGGCAGGCGGAAAATTTCCGTCAGAATCGCCTGCGTCCAGCGTTGCGCGGCAGCGCGCGTACCGGCTTCGTTGAAGTGTACGCCGTCGGCTTGCCGCATATCGAGTTCAAGCTCGTCGGTGTCGGGACCTAGCCGCGCGAGGCCGCTTTCGCAGACGCGGCGCTGTCCGGCGCGTGGGCCGTCGTAGCGCCGCCCGTCCT
It includes:
- a CDS encoding glycosyltransferase family 4 protein → MTRRLLHFVEESYGGAADYAHAQSNALADLGIEVHLLTTPNYPLRPDARYHRRPELLELRPAQPLPTRAQRATRFAYVKLTNYRRLAACIRREGFQQVLIGSFGEYLAPVWSPWLCKLAREGVVFGAVVHDPVRDYIVGPRWWHRWSVAAAYAPLREVFVHEATTLDTGGQAFVARVTVVPHGVYDYPAPARSRSETRRALGIPESATLFLAFGNIRDGKNLDLFLRALAQTRDDFPDAHLLVAGDVRSAGQKPVAYYQTLAAELGLAARCRWRIGDIAPEETAELLTAADVMVLTYARAFRSASGVLALAAHYRVPCLAAGGDGPLRRAVADYGLGVWCAPNDVNALVAGLKRWRATPPTPRWEDYRADHSWAVNAQRVAERLFELQAERFAE